One Rossellomorea aquimaris DNA window includes the following coding sequences:
- the ezrA gene encoding septation ring formation regulator EzrA has product MQYVIAGIILILIVFLIGFISRKKYYAEIDRYEAWKIDIMNKPVSDELSKVKQLNMTGQTEELFDGWRQGWDEIVAVQLPDVEELLFDAEEYTDKFRFTKTKETLSLIDKVLTETEQKIEQILTELNELIGSEEKNREGIQSLQEEYRNNKKQLLAYRHTYGQTAKHIENILDKLSEQMVQFNDLTEQGNYLDAREIVLSLAQEMKDVSYKMETVPKLITDCENLLPSQLSELEAGYVEMKGQGYMLDHIEVEEEVASLKDTMLHFNKNLEELNVEEVEEGIQEIKVKVENLYDLLEKEVHAKHFVQQYKDQTTEGLIKAKEDNEDIQSEVTLVKQGYHLQDADLGTPYEIETKIIQLSKRHEMLMNKEESNETAYSSLSDELKEIRNGLEELNREQSEFSIYLQNLRKDELATREKIQELKKKVAEASRMISKSNVPGLPADYKDLLDEVHRKIEQVNASLTEKPLNMKFVQETLLGAEDTVDHFYTKTGDLIENVLLSEKIIQYGNRYRSKYSSVREGLQSAEESFRDYEYRKALEEAATTIEKVEPGALKKIEKMMDFEEK; this is encoded by the coding sequence ATGCAATACGTCATCGCTGGAATAATACTAATCTTAATCGTATTCCTTATCGGATTTATCTCTAGAAAAAAATATTACGCTGAAATTGATCGCTATGAAGCTTGGAAAATAGATATTATGAACAAGCCGGTTTCAGATGAACTCTCCAAAGTGAAGCAACTGAATATGACGGGGCAAACAGAAGAATTGTTTGACGGTTGGAGACAAGGATGGGATGAGATTGTTGCTGTGCAGCTTCCTGATGTTGAAGAACTCCTATTTGATGCAGAAGAGTACACCGATAAATTTCGTTTTACGAAAACAAAAGAGACACTCTCCCTAATCGACAAGGTTCTGACTGAAACAGAACAGAAAATCGAGCAAATCCTGACAGAGTTAAATGAACTGATCGGCAGTGAAGAGAAGAACCGTGAAGGAATTCAATCTCTTCAAGAAGAATATCGGAACAATAAAAAGCAGTTACTTGCGTATCGTCATACATATGGTCAAACCGCTAAGCACATAGAAAACATTCTAGATAAGCTCTCTGAACAAATGGTTCAATTCAATGACTTAACAGAGCAGGGGAATTATCTGGATGCAAGAGAAATAGTTCTTAGTCTGGCACAGGAAATGAAGGATGTTTCCTACAAAATGGAGACGGTTCCGAAACTGATCACCGATTGCGAAAATCTTTTGCCTTCACAGTTGTCCGAGCTTGAAGCAGGATACGTGGAGATGAAAGGTCAAGGATACATGTTGGATCATATTGAAGTAGAGGAAGAGGTTGCATCCCTGAAGGACACCATGCTCCACTTTAATAAAAATCTTGAAGAGCTGAATGTGGAAGAGGTAGAAGAAGGAATTCAGGAAATTAAAGTAAAGGTCGAGAACCTTTATGATTTGCTGGAAAAAGAAGTACATGCCAAACATTTTGTCCAACAGTATAAAGATCAAACGACTGAAGGATTGATCAAGGCCAAGGAAGATAATGAAGATATTCAATCTGAAGTAACGCTTGTGAAACAAGGCTACCATCTTCAAGATGCGGACCTTGGTACACCGTACGAAATTGAGACGAAGATCATTCAGCTTTCAAAGCGTCACGAAATGCTGATGAATAAAGAAGAATCGAATGAAACCGCGTACTCCTCACTAAGTGATGAGCTGAAAGAAATCAGAAACGGCCTGGAAGAACTGAATCGTGAACAAAGTGAATTCTCCATCTACTTACAAAACTTGCGTAAGGATGAACTGGCAACCAGGGAAAAAATCCAGGAGCTTAAGAAAAAGGTGGCTGAAGCGAGCCGCATGATTTCAAAGAGTAATGTACCGGGCTTACCTGCTGATTACAAAGATCTTCTCGATGAGGTTCACCGGAAGATCGAGCAAGTGAATGCCAGCTTAACCGAGAAGCCTTTAAACATGAAATTTGTTCAAGAAACGCTGCTGGGAGCGGAAGACACCGTCGATCATTTTTACACAAAGACGGGAGATCTGATCGAAAACGTCCTTCTATCGGAGAAAATCATCCAGTACGGAAATCGCTATCGCAGTAAGTATAGTTCTGTCAGGGAAGGTCTTCAGTCTGCTGAAGAATCCTTCCGTGATTATGAATACCGCAAAGCATTGGAAGAAGCCGCAACAACGATTGAAAAAGTAGAGCCGGGTGCTCTTAAGAAAATCGAGAAAATGATGGATTTTGAGGAAAAATAA
- the hisJ gene encoding histidinol-phosphatase HisJ, translated as MKVDGHIHTPFCPHGSDDTFEMYIESALSLNYSAITFTEHAPLPQGFEDTTPDKDSGMDPSHLLEYFQTLDILKEKYKDKITIRSGLEIDYIAGFEKETAEFLNAYGPRLDDSILSVHFLQHEGKWDCLDFSPDVFQSMIDYYGSVDAIYERYYDTVLKSIRADLGPFKPKRIGHMTLVRKFQQLYPASHAFSDKTSLILKEMASRNLELDYNGAGLVKPYCGEPYPPIDIIQQAISLGIKTVYGSDAHTAAGVGQGRREML; from the coding sequence GTGAAAGTGGACGGACATATTCATACCCCTTTTTGTCCCCATGGAAGTGACGATACATTTGAAATGTATATCGAGAGCGCGCTCTCCCTAAATTATTCTGCTATAACATTTACGGAGCATGCACCACTTCCCCAGGGCTTTGAAGATACAACACCGGACAAGGATAGCGGAATGGACCCATCGCATCTTTTGGAATACTTTCAAACCCTGGACATCCTTAAGGAGAAATATAAAGATAAAATCACGATTCGTTCAGGGTTAGAGATAGATTACATTGCAGGCTTTGAAAAAGAAACAGCCGAATTTTTAAATGCTTACGGACCTCGATTGGATGATAGTATTCTTTCCGTCCATTTTTTACAGCACGAGGGAAAATGGGACTGTTTGGACTTCAGTCCTGATGTATTCCAATCTATGATAGATTATTACGGATCCGTCGATGCGATTTATGAACGCTATTATGATACGGTATTAAAGTCGATCAGGGCTGATTTGGGCCCCTTTAAGCCTAAGCGTATCGGTCACATGACCCTCGTGAGGAAATTCCAGCAGCTGTATCCTGCCTCACATGCCTTTTCTGATAAAACCTCTTTGATTCTAAAAGAGATGGCTTCGAGGAATTTGGAGTTGGACTATAATGGGGCCGGCCTGGTGAAGCCCTACTGTGGTGAACCCTATCCGCCAATCGATATCATTCAACAAGCCATTTCCTTAGGAATCAAAACCGTTTATGGGTCCGATGCCCATACAGCTGCAGGTGTCGGTCAAGGCAGAAGAGAGATGCTGTGA
- the refZ gene encoding forespore capture DNA-binding protein RefZ — protein MKKLDTSITTKEAIFQAAVYLFYDHGFDGTSVRDIAKRANVNPATISYYFKGKQGVLEACFTHFFEQYLRFLQEEVEALNYVSADLCLKRAVYKILKFQSEHHQLARFIWREVSIDSQVVREIISSYLMKERHYMKRLFEQGMKDHALKKQPVSFLVIQLKSMLTMPFLNSQQLREVWQMFPQEYYFIDQYYKNIDQWIDLLLVSEAKEIMKKELII, from the coding sequence ATGAAAAAACTAGATACTTCCATTACGACGAAAGAAGCCATTTTTCAAGCAGCCGTGTATTTGTTTTATGATCATGGCTTTGATGGGACCTCCGTCCGGGATATAGCAAAAAGAGCGAATGTCAACCCTGCTACCATTTCCTACTATTTTAAAGGGAAGCAGGGTGTGCTGGAAGCGTGCTTTACTCATTTCTTTGAACAGTATCTGCGCTTTCTTCAGGAAGAAGTGGAAGCCTTGAACTATGTTAGTGCGGATTTATGCTTAAAGCGGGCAGTGTACAAAATCTTGAAATTCCAAAGTGAACATCATCAATTAGCAAGGTTTATCTGGAGGGAAGTTTCGATTGATTCGCAGGTTGTGCGTGAGATCATTTCTTCCTATCTAATGAAAGAAAGACATTATATGAAGCGGTTATTTGAACAAGGGATGAAGGATCATGCTCTGAAGAAACAGCCTGTCAGCTTTTTGGTGATTCAACTCAAATCCATGCTGACAATGCCGTTTCTCAATAGCCAGCAATTAAGGGAAGTGTGGCAAATGTTCCCCCAGGAATATTATTTTATCGATCAATACTATAAGAATATTGATCAGTGGATTGATTTACTTCTCGTTTCCGAAGCGAAGGAAATCATGAAGAAAGAACTTATTATCTAA
- a CDS encoding GAF domain-containing protein: MFKAEKYQGTKEQGFGLVTKQLKALLEGEPNQIANLSNASALLNQFMDRINWVGFYLYEEESNQLVLGPFQGLPACVRIPLGRGVCGTSASEKKTLLIDDVHQFPGHIACDAASQSEIVIPLVKEGKLIGVLDIDSPEKARFDEEDQKYLEIFVEELMRHL, translated from the coding sequence GTGTTTAAAGCAGAAAAATATCAAGGTACAAAGGAACAGGGCTTTGGTCTTGTAACGAAACAACTAAAAGCTCTATTAGAAGGCGAACCAAATCAAATTGCGAATTTAAGCAATGCTTCTGCCCTTTTAAATCAATTTATGGACCGTATTAACTGGGTAGGCTTTTATTTATATGAAGAAGAAAGCAATCAATTGGTATTAGGACCATTCCAGGGACTGCCTGCATGTGTAAGGATCCCATTGGGAAGAGGCGTTTGCGGTACATCTGCAAGTGAGAAAAAAACACTATTGATCGATGATGTTCATCAATTCCCCGGGCACATCGCTTGTGATGCAGCCTCTCAATCAGAGATTGTCATTCCACTTGTAAAAGAGGGAAAACTGATCGGTGTTCTGGATATTGATAGTCCGGAAAAAGCCAGATTTGACGAAGAGGATCAGAAGTATTTGGAGATTTTTGTGGAAGAACTAATGCGCCACTTATAA
- the megL gene encoding methionine gamma-lyase: MKEEKRFETRVIHEGYASSQHFDSLAPPLYQTSTYTFANAKQGENRFAGEEEGYIYSRLGNPTVSILEDRMASLEGGGSALAFGSGMAAVSAVLFSLTKSGDHILCSQGVYGCTFGLLQLLQEKFAIQHDFSSMSTEEEIREKITEQTSCIYVETPINPTMQLIDLELVVKVAREKGIPVVVDNTFCSPYLQRPLELGCDIVIHSATKYIGGHGDVVAGLVVGSEEKMAEIRMTTQKDIGGIISPFDAWLLLRGLKTLAVRMDRHCESAEKIAGLLAQHPAVENVIYPGHSNHPQHKVMKKQMKKAGGMISFTIKGSKEEAQKLMDNLEMIKIAVSLGDAETLIQHPATMTHAVVPEESRKSMGISDTLLRLSVGLEAPEDIWNDLSQALDKA; the protein is encoded by the coding sequence ATGAAAGAAGAGAAGCGTTTTGAAACAAGGGTGATTCATGAGGGATATGCATCATCTCAGCATTTTGATAGTTTAGCGCCGCCTTTATATCAAACTTCTACTTATACCTTTGCAAATGCGAAACAAGGGGAAAATCGCTTTGCCGGTGAAGAGGAAGGATATATATATTCAAGATTGGGAAATCCGACAGTATCGATTCTGGAAGACAGAATGGCATCGTTAGAGGGGGGCGGGTCTGCCCTTGCCTTTGGTTCCGGGATGGCTGCTGTATCCGCCGTGTTATTCTCCTTGACTAAATCAGGAGATCATATCCTTTGCTCTCAAGGGGTTTATGGCTGTACGTTCGGTTTACTTCAGCTGCTTCAAGAGAAATTTGCGATTCAACATGACTTTTCTTCCATGAGTACAGAAGAGGAAATCCGGGAAAAAATCACGGAACAAACGAGCTGTATTTATGTAGAAACACCCATCAATCCGACGATGCAGCTCATTGATCTTGAGCTTGTCGTGAAGGTCGCACGTGAAAAAGGAATTCCTGTAGTGGTAGATAATACATTCTGCTCTCCATACTTACAACGGCCATTGGAACTGGGATGCGATATTGTCATCCATAGCGCGACGAAGTATATCGGAGGTCATGGAGATGTGGTCGCGGGGCTCGTTGTGGGATCAGAAGAGAAAATGGCTGAAATTCGAATGACGACACAGAAGGATATTGGAGGAATCATTTCTCCCTTTGATGCATGGTTATTGTTAAGAGGGTTAAAAACGTTGGCGGTTCGAATGGATCGTCACTGTGAGAGTGCTGAGAAGATTGCAGGTCTATTAGCACAACATCCGGCAGTAGAAAACGTCATCTACCCGGGACATTCCAATCACCCACAGCATAAGGTCATGAAGAAACAAATGAAGAAAGCCGGAGGAATGATTTCCTTTACGATAAAAGGTTCGAAAGAAGAAGCCCAGAAGCTTATGGATAATCTGGAGATGATCAAGATTGCCGTAAGCCTGGGGGATGCAGAAACATTGATCCAGCATCCGGCGACCATGACTCATGCAGTCGTACCCGAGGAGTCGAGAAAAAGCATGGGAATCAGTGACACGCTCCTGAGGCTTTCCGTAGGATTGGAAGCACCGGAGGATATATGGAATGATTTATCGCAGGCGTTGGATAAGGCATAA
- a CDS encoding sensor domain-containing diguanylate cyclase yields the protein MYVVHNSLLEYKSKLFDLIYEEMSVELGHSAHLQKWLTIIKDCLDIDRAFLYFYSESAYFLYHPSDNEDVPLKLAETREKYIFRPVMVEEEDDFTVRFHFTNKDGSPLAILLVKRDDRKEGADDSWFHSFWEASNQFLQHTGGIQTVLEDEKRYRELFKVTEIFHSTRDVHTLLVQIIETLKQVFPIDEFHLLLSNDRYEFGTLPIKNFDFDRANESAMQAFVNGSIEMREQDVLYAPLKGKQGIYGVLEVRSKAHFTFTEQKIEFIRLLAYTAGNALENAKLYEQSKRLITDLQLINETSHQLNLNLRLTDTVLFLKKQIQRSFQASAIGFVLLQKGEYRILEESTSVFFEQEGEKYISYVKARIEKERDAIFLGDVSDRFDEGVVFPSVMAVPMIQDEALLGFCVVLHKEPYMFSFDMYKLLQSFIHHSTLAITNATLREKLEHMVITDHMTKLFARNYLDEEMESSMNKDSLGTLLLIDIDDFKAINDNYGHQIGDEVIIGVANLIKGIVSHHGFVARWGGEELAVYLPSLDHEAGSDIAQRIVEEIPQNTDPSVTLSCGLSTWRVRDEQCPKSVKELVKKADEALYHAKNNGKNQVVKDCDGIIME from the coding sequence ATGTACGTTGTTCATAATTCTTTGCTTGAATATAAGTCAAAGCTGTTTGATTTAATCTATGAAGAAATGTCAGTTGAATTGGGGCATTCTGCTCATTTGCAAAAGTGGCTGACCATTATTAAAGACTGCCTTGATATTGATCGGGCATTTTTATATTTTTATAGCGAGTCTGCCTATTTCTTATATCACCCCAGTGACAATGAGGATGTTCCTCTCAAGCTTGCTGAAACAAGGGAGAAATACATTTTTCGTCCTGTTATGGTAGAGGAAGAGGATGATTTCACCGTCCGTTTTCACTTTACGAATAAAGATGGCAGTCCTCTGGCGATTCTTTTAGTAAAGAGGGATGATCGTAAAGAAGGGGCAGACGATAGCTGGTTTCATTCCTTTTGGGAAGCCAGTAATCAATTTTTACAGCATACAGGTGGAATCCAGACGGTACTTGAAGATGAAAAACGGTACAGGGAATTATTTAAAGTAACGGAGATCTTCCATTCGACCAGGGATGTCCATACGCTTCTCGTGCAGATCATTGAAACGTTGAAGCAGGTGTTTCCAATCGATGAATTCCACTTGCTATTGTCTAACGACCGGTATGAATTCGGGACACTCCCCATTAAAAACTTCGATTTTGATCGTGCCAATGAGTCTGCCATGCAGGCATTTGTCAACGGTAGTATCGAAATGAGGGAACAGGATGTCCTCTATGCTCCTTTAAAAGGAAAACAGGGGATCTATGGCGTTCTTGAAGTGAGGTCAAAGGCCCATTTCACCTTTACAGAACAGAAGATCGAGTTCATTCGCTTACTTGCCTATACGGCGGGGAATGCCCTTGAAAATGCCAAACTCTATGAACAATCCAAAAGGCTCATTACCGATTTGCAGCTTATTAATGAGACGTCCCATCAGTTGAATTTGAATTTACGATTAACGGATACGGTTCTGTTTTTAAAGAAACAGATTCAACGATCCTTTCAAGCATCAGCCATCGGATTTGTTCTTCTTCAAAAAGGTGAATACAGAATCCTGGAAGAAAGCACTTCTGTTTTTTTTGAACAAGAAGGTGAAAAGTATATCTCTTATGTAAAGGCGAGAATCGAGAAGGAACGGGATGCCATCTTTTTAGGTGATGTAAGCGATCGATTCGATGAGGGAGTGGTCTTTCCTTCCGTCATGGCTGTACCAATGATTCAAGATGAAGCCCTTTTAGGGTTTTGCGTAGTGTTACATAAAGAACCGTACATGTTTTCATTTGATATGTACAAGTTGCTTCAGTCGTTTATCCATCACTCGACCCTGGCGATAACCAATGCAACCCTTCGTGAGAAACTCGAGCATATGGTCATTACCGATCATATGACCAAATTATTCGCACGGAATTATCTCGATGAAGAAATGGAATCTTCGATGAATAAGGATTCATTGGGAACCTTGCTGTTAATCGATATAGATGATTTCAAGGCGATTAATGATAATTACGGTCATCAAATTGGTGATGAAGTCATTATAGGGGTGGCGAACCTGATTAAAGGAATTGTCAGTCATCATGGATTCGTTGCCAGATGGGGAGGAGAAGAACTAGCGGTCTATCTGCCTTCTCTTGATCATGAGGCCGGTTCTGACATTGCTCAACGCATTGTCGAGGAGATTCCTCAGAACACAGATCCTTCAGTGACTCTGTCCTGTGGCTTATCCACATGGAGAGTAAGGGATGAACAGTGTCCCAAGTCTGTAAAGGAATTAGTAAAGAAAGCAGATGAAGCACTCTATCATGCGAAAAATAATGGTAAAAATCAGGTTGTGAAAGATTGTGATGGAATCATCATGGAATAA
- the rpsD gene encoding 30S ribosomal protein S4, with protein sequence MARYTGPSWKLSRRLGISLSGTGKELEKRPYAPGQHGPNQRKKISEYGLQLQEKQKLRHMYGVTERQFRNLFDQAGKLQGKHGENFMALLECRLDNVVYRLGLARTRRQARQLVNHGHVTVNGSRVDIPSFRVLPGQTISVREKSRNLDIIKEAMEVNSFVPEFLTFDADKLEGTFTRVPERSELPAEINEALIVEFYSR encoded by the coding sequence ATGGCTCGATATACTGGCCCAAGCTGGAAATTATCTCGTCGTCTTGGAATCTCTCTAAGCGGTACGGGTAAAGAATTAGAAAAGCGTCCTTACGCTCCTGGACAACATGGTCCTAACCAACGTAAAAAAATCTCTGAGTACGGTTTACAACTTCAAGAGAAGCAAAAACTTCGTCACATGTACGGAGTAACTGAGCGTCAATTCCGTAACCTATTTGACCAAGCTGGCAAATTACAAGGTAAACACGGTGAAAACTTCATGGCGCTACTTGAGTGCCGCCTGGATAACGTTGTTTATCGTTTAGGTTTAGCTCGTACTCGTCGTCAAGCACGTCAACTTGTTAACCACGGTCACGTTACAGTGAACGGATCTCGCGTAGACATCCCTTCATTCCGCGTACTTCCTGGTCAAACAATCTCAGTTCGTGAAAAATCACGTAACCTTGACATCATCAAAGAAGCGATGGAAGTGAACAGCTTTGTTCCTGAATTCCTAACTTTCGATGCTGACAAATTAGAAGGTACTTTCACACGCGTTCCTGAACGTTCTGAATTACCGGCTGAAATTAACGAAGCTCTTATCGTTGAGTTCTACTCTCGTTAA
- the tyrS gene encoding tyrosine--tRNA ligase: MDLIKDLEWRGITYQQTDAEGLKDLLNKESISIYCGIDPTADSMHIGHLLPFLTLRRFQNQGHRPLVLVGGATGLIGDPSGKNEERKLQTIEAIQGNVASIKVQLESIFDFEGENGAVMVNNYDWIGAMDVVTFLRDFGKHVGVNYMLAKDTIASRLESGISFTEFTYTILQALDFNHLYDNYNCKLQIGGSDQWGNITTGLELIRRTHEEETKAFGFTIPLVTKADGSKFGKTESGAIWLDPKKTSPYEFYQFWINAADADVVKYLKYFTFLSHEEIDALAQSVETEPHLRKAQKALAEEMTKLIHGEEALDQAIRITQALFSGEIKSLSASEILEGFKDVPSFEQSKGEEIGLIDLLVNAKISPSKRQAREDVGNGAVYLNGERVTDLQHVIDEKDMIEGQFTIIRRGKKKYFRIQYV, encoded by the coding sequence ATGGATTTGATAAAGGACTTGGAATGGCGTGGAATCACGTATCAGCAAACGGACGCTGAAGGGTTGAAGGACCTGTTGAATAAAGAAAGTATCTCCATTTACTGTGGGATCGATCCGACAGCAGACAGTATGCATATCGGGCATCTGCTCCCATTTTTAACATTACGACGCTTCCAGAATCAAGGGCATCGTCCACTTGTACTAGTGGGAGGGGCAACGGGTTTGATCGGTGACCCAAGTGGTAAAAATGAAGAGCGTAAACTGCAGACAATTGAAGCGATTCAGGGGAATGTAGCGAGCATTAAAGTGCAGCTGGAAAGCATCTTTGATTTCGAAGGGGAAAATGGTGCAGTGATGGTGAATAACTATGACTGGATCGGAGCGATGGATGTTGTCACATTCCTTCGTGATTTCGGTAAGCATGTGGGTGTGAATTACATGCTGGCAAAAGATACGATTGCATCGCGCCTGGAATCAGGTATTTCGTTCACTGAATTTACGTATACCATTCTGCAAGCCCTGGACTTCAATCATCTATACGACAACTACAATTGTAAGCTTCAAATCGGTGGCAGTGATCAGTGGGGGAATATCACGACTGGACTTGAACTGATCAGACGTACTCATGAAGAAGAAACGAAGGCGTTCGGTTTCACGATTCCACTTGTAACGAAAGCGGACGGAAGTAAATTTGGTAAAACCGAAAGTGGAGCGATTTGGTTGGACCCGAAGAAGACATCTCCTTACGAGTTCTACCAGTTCTGGATCAACGCGGCAGATGCAGATGTCGTGAAATACTTGAAATACTTTACATTCCTTTCACACGAAGAAATCGATGCTCTGGCACAGTCTGTTGAAACAGAACCTCATCTTCGCAAGGCGCAAAAGGCACTTGCTGAAGAAATGACAAAACTGATTCATGGTGAAGAAGCTCTTGATCAAGCCATCCGCATTACACAAGCATTATTCAGTGGTGAGATCAAATCTTTATCGGCTTCTGAAATTCTTGAAGGATTCAAAGATGTTCCTTCATTCGAACAATCTAAAGGAGAAGAGATCGGATTGATCGACCTTCTCGTAAATGCGAAAATCTCACCATCTAAGCGACAAGCCCGTGAAGATGTCGGAAATGGTGCAGTATACCTTAACGGTGAACGTGTAACAGACCTTCAACATGTAATTGATGAAAAAGATATGATTGAAGGACAATTTACCATCATTCGCCGCGGAAAGAAGAAATATTTTAGAATTCAGTACGTATAA